In Deinococcus radiotolerans, the genomic stretch CGCACCGCCGCAGCCCGGCCGAGGTGCTGGCTCAATTTGAGACGCTGGCCCATCAGGCCGCGGACGCGGCCCGGCGCACCTTCAGTGACCGGGCGGCGAGGGCCAGCAGCCCCAGCGCCCCGGGTCTCGCCGTGCAGCGCACCCTCATCGTGACGGCCGCGGACCTGCGCGCGCACGCCACCGAGCGGGCGGGCGAAGCCCGCGTGCGGGCCCTGGAGGCCGCCACGCCACCCGGCCCGGACCCCCTCCAGGCCAGCCGGCGCCTCACCCACGGCCTCCTGACGCTCGCGGGTCTGGAAGGGCCCTTGATCGTGCTGGGCCTCGGCAGCCTCCACTACCCGCACGTGCATCTCGAGGACGCCCCGGGCGGCGCCGCCGTGCGCGCCTGGGTGGAAGATGAGTGTGCGGCGTTCGCCAGGCTGACCGGGCATGTGATCGGGATCCGGCCGTACTTCGCGGGGATTTCCGACGTCAGTTTCTTCGGCCAGGTCCCCTCCGCCGGTACGCAGGACGTGGTCGCCCGGCAGACCGTGCACCCGGCGCACGTGTCCCCGCCGCGGGAAGACGGCCTCAAGTTTCCGGTGCTGAACGTGGGGCCCTGGGGCCGTGACTACCACCAGAAGCTCGAACGGGTGCACCGCCCGTACGCTTTTGGCACCCTCCCCAGGCTGCTGTGTCACCTGAGCGTGACGGCGCGCCCCGCTGGACTCGCGTGAACGCCGGCCGGGAATGGCCCCGTCCGGCGCTTTAAGCCTCAGCAATGCGGTGGAAGGGGACGGTGGCTGGGAGGATGGACGTCATTCGCTTGAGCCAATTGAATCCGCTCTCTCGACCGGAACCTCCGACGGCGCTCTGGCACACATTCACGGTGGGCAGGGCGGTCACGGTCAGGTGGCGGGATCCTCAGATGCCCGACCGACATCAACGGGCCGCTCAGCGAACAGCGCGCTACTGGTGAGCGTGAGAGGCATAATCTCGGCAATTGGACCCTTCCAGCGGCTCAGCATGAACCATATCGAAGTGCTGCCAACCCTCGAAGCGAACGCCCGCCTAAACCTGATTGCCGTCGTGATGCGCCGCACGTCCAGCGCCGACGTAGAGACCCCCGCGGCCTACACCCTGCGCGCCAGTTCCTCCCGATTCCGTGTCGTGACCCCTGAGTGGCCGAGGTCAATGGACATCCCTGCCGCCTGTGCGCCCGTGACCTGCGTGCGGACGTGCGCGCTGCGGCGCCTCCTTCCAGCGTCATTTCCTCGTCGTGCCTTCAGAACCGGCGGACGGTCGGGAGTGGCTCGAGACCAAGGCTGGGGCCGACCCGGGGGGTGATGCGCGCGGCCCGGCACACCTTGCGCAGGTGTAACCCCACCGGGTGCCAGATGAACCCCGGTTCGTCGTCCGGGTGCAGCAGGGCTTCCTGCCAGCGGCGGCCGGCCCAGTCCGTCATGACCTGCACACCCGCCGCCCCATCCATAACGAACGCCCGGCCCGTCACGGAGTAGGTCTCGTCGCCGCCCTCGGTCAGGCGCGTGAAGTGCAGGCCTTCCGGCAGGCGGTCGACGATCATCCGCAGGCGCCGGGTCCCCTGGAGGGTCACCTGCTGGAATTCGCCGTACGGGTGCTCCTCGAAGCAGATGGGCACCGCGCCGATATTCAGGTTGTGCTCGACCACCTGGCGCACGCCGGGATGCCACTCCTCGTGTGGCGTGGGGACGTGCCGGTGCGTGATCCAGAACTCGGCGGCCGCCCGTTCGTAGAAGGTCTGCCCGGGCAGGGTCGTCAGCGTGGGTGAGAACGGCACGCCCAGCCGCAGCCAGGGGGTCAGCGTCCACGAGCCCGGCTGCCACTCCACGAACGCCAGAGTGGAGTGTGCAAGGTGTGGGAGGAAGGCGGTGGCTTCCTCCCCACCCCAGCGGTGCAGGTCGGCCTGGAGGGTGGTGAGGGTCGCCCAGCCGCGCGCCCTCAGGAGGCGCACCACCCGGGCGAAGACCCCGCGGGCGGTCCAGGGGTGAAGGGTCACGGCGTACTCGCGCCGCTGGCCCAGGAACGTCCAGTCCGTCCGGGCGATCAGCAGGGACCGGATCTGGTGCTGGTGCCGGGTGAGGTCGAGGCCCTGCTTGGCGGCCGTGCAGGCCAGGACCTGGGACGTGCGCTGCGCCAGCGTGAGGGCGTACGTGGCGTTCTGCCGGTGCCCCTTGAACGTGAACTGCGATTCAGCTGTGTGGGCGGTGAACACCAGGTCTCCCGGGGTGTCATCCGCCGCTGGGCTGAAGGTCCAGTCGTCCGCCACGGTCTTACCCCGGGAGGGGCACGGACGTCTGCGTGACGGTGGCGCGCGCGGTGAGCACGAGGTAGCCCTCGTCCAGCAGCCACTGCCGGCAGGTGTCCCAGATGCCCCCGGCTTTCAGGCCGCCGTGGTCCTGCTCCTGGAAGACCCAGATCACCTCGATCTCGTCACGCAGGTAACTGTCGGTGCGGTCCTGCAGCTGGTGCAGGGTCAGGGGGCTGAGCTGCGCCTCGACGGCGACGCGGGTGCCGTCGGTGAGGGTGATCACGGCGTCCGCGATGCGTCTGATGTTCGGGAAGCGCACCTCGTACTCGAGGGAGGCGACCTGCTTGCCGAAGTACTTCCGCAGGGCTTCTGCGGCCGCGCGTTTGAGCGCGAGGTGCTGCGGGCTTTCCTTTTCGCTCTCCGCTTCGAAGGGGCACTCGCTGGCTTCGCGTTTGTGGGCGAAGTACCACGCGCGGATGGCGCCCATGCGGGGCGTCATGGGTTTCCCGCAGAACTTGCACTGCCAGGTCTGGGCGAAGATGTCGTCGCGCGACTTCTTCTGGCGGAGGGTGGGCATGTCCAGTGGGACAGGGTCGTGGCCTTCCCGGATGTGGAGCGCGGAGATCACGGGGGCCTCAGCGGTGGCGGCCGAAGACGCCCGGTGTCTTCAGGGGGTGCTGGACGCCCCAGTACGCGTCCCACGTCGGGATGATGAACAGGGCGCAGATCCACGCCACGCCCATGACGTCCCCCGTGCTGGGGATGAACCAGCCGATCAGGAACGGGCTGAGGAGGCCAAGGAGCAGGGCGGCGCTGCCGCCCCGGGTGGAGCGGAGCCAGTGCACGTCCCGGCCCAGGCCGCGCCACGCCACCCAGGCGGCCACCACCAGGCCGATCAGGCGGGTGAGCATCCAGGTCTGAAGGCCGGGCGTCCAGGCGCCCGCGAGGGTGAGGTACGCGATAAACAGGCTGAACCAGAGGGCCGCGAGAACGACCATGGATCGGGAGCTGAACAGCAGGACACGGTCCAGGCGTTTGATTCTCCCCCGTTGGGTCTCTGGTGCCTCGTAGGTGGCGCACAAGCCGATGACCTCGGGAACGTAGCGCAGGGCGCTGAGGAGGGGCCGGGGCTGGGTTTCGCATTCGGCGAGCCAGTCCCGCGTGTAGTCGGCCCGGATGGGTTTGGGGAGGGGGAGGCAGAGCAGGGTCATCAGCCGGTCGAGGGTGGGGTTCGTGGGCATGTCGTCTCCTTGTCTCAGTTCAGGGCGAGGTGTCCGGGGAGTCGGGGGGCGTCTCGGAGTTCGGTTGCGGCGAGGGCGCGGCCGTCTTCTGTGAGCTGGTAGTAGCGACGTTTGCGGCGGCCTTCGGCGGCTTCGTCGATGTCTTCGAGGGCGCTGGTGAGGTAGCCGGCGCGCGTGAGGCGCTCGAGGGCGGGGTAGAGGGCGCCGTTGCTGACGTTGGCGGTGCGGGCGATTTCCAGGCCGTAGTGTTCGCGGTCTGGGTTGGCGTAGAGCACCTCCAGGATCCGGAGGATGGTCAGGGACATTCTGAATTTACCCATGGTCGTAGTATGACTACCCCCCATGGTCTTAGTCAAGAAGTGGGCAACTGAGTG encodes the following:
- a CDS encoding competence protein CoiA gives rise to the protein MISALHIREGHDPVPLDMPTLRQKKSRDDIFAQTWQCKFCGKPMTPRMGAIRAWYFAHKREASECPFEAESEKESPQHLALKRAAAEALRKYFGKQVASLEYEVRFPNIRRIADAVITLTDGTRVAVEAQLSPLTLHQLQDRTDSYLRDEIEVIWVFQEQDHGGLKAGGIWDTCRQWLLDEGYLVLTARATVTQTSVPLPG
- a CDS encoding PadR family transcriptional regulator yields the protein MGKFRMSLTILRILEVLYANPDREHYGLEIARTANVSNGALYPALERLTRAGYLTSALEDIDEAAEGRRKRRYYQLTEDGRALAATELRDAPRLPGHLALN